The following is a genomic window from Streptomyces sp. NBC_01381.
GGGCGAAGGTCCCGATGGGTTGCCTCTTGCCCGGAAATTTCCGACTAGGTCACAGAGGCGCCTCTTGGGCGTCGGCGCTCGGTGGCCGGGGCCCTACTTGGCGCGATGTGAATTGCGCGGCGGGGTCACCGCGGGCGCCGGGGCCTGCGCGGCGCGGGTCACGTCCGCGACCAGCTCGACGACGTCGGCGCCGTACGCCTGGGAATTGACGACCTTCAGGAGCAGCACGAACGTGTTGCCGCCGTGCTTGCGGGCCAGCTTCTCGTGGTTGCGGGCGAGATAGCGGGTCGCCGCCTGGTTGGTGATCGCCCGCTGGCCGCAGAAGAGGAAGACGGGTCTCGCCTCCTGGCCCTGCCCTGCGGTGAGCCGCGCGAGGATCACGTACTCCGTGGTGCCGCCCTCCATGCGGTAGCGCTCGCTGCCGATCTGGAAGGCGCCGCGGTCCGGGCCCGGCTCCGGGTCGGTGTTGACGCGGACGCCGGGCAGCAGGGAGTGCATGTGCGCGGCCATGCGGCGGTTCGCGGCCGGGGCGCCGACGCAGAACTCGGTGCGCTCGCCGAAGCTCTGCTGCGCGGCGTCGTGCGCGACGAGCTGGGCGTGCGCCCCGCAGTCCTTGATCAGCGCGGCCAGTTCGAGGAGCGCGAACACGTCATGGCGTACGACAGTGAGATCGGGACCGCCCCCGTCGCGGTTCACCACGAGCAGCGACTCGGAGTTGTCGGGCAGCCCGAAGAAGGCCTGCTTGCGGCGGAGCTTGCGCCGCCACAGGTAGGAACGGGCGAGCCAGCCCAGCACGGCACAGAGGCCGGCCGCGATCAGGCCGAGGGCGATATTGCGCACGTCTTCGGTCATGGGGGCGCATGCTAGCGGGCTTCCGGACCGGTGTTCGAGGGGGTCCTGACGAGGCGGGGGACTCGAAGTTACGCTGCGCAGACGGCTGTTGACTGGAGGTACGAATGCGTCGTGCTGTCGTACGGAATCTGACGCTATTGGCGGTCGGAGGGGTTTTGGTGTCGGTCGGTGCCGCCACGCCCCCTTCGTCTCCGCGCTCAGCTGAAAGCCCTGCTCCGGCCACGGGGAAGGTGCCGGTGGCCGTCGGATACGGCGGCGCCGTATCCAGCGTCGACCCGGACGCTTCCGCCGCCGGGATCGAGGTCCTGAAGAAGGGCGGCAACGCGGTGGACGCGGCGGTCGCCACGGCGGCGGCGCTCGGCGTCACCGAGCCGTACTCGGCGGGCGTAGGGGGCGGCGGCTACTTCGTCCACTACGACGCGAAGACGCGCAAGGTGAGCACCATCGACGGCCGCGAGACGGCCCCGAAGACCGCCGATTCCGGCCTCTTCCTCGAGAACGGCAAACCGATCCCCTTCGAGGACGCCATGACCAGCGGCCTGGGCGTCGGCACCCCCGGCACGCCCGCCACCTGGCAGTCGGCCCTCGACCGGTGGGGCAGCAGACGCCTCGGCACGCTCCTGAAGCCGGCCGAGCGCCTGGCCCGCGACGGCTTCACGGTCGACCCGACCTTCCGCGCGCAGACCGAGTCGAACCAGAAGCGGTTCAAGGACTTCCCCGACACGGCGAAGCTGTTCCTGCCGGGCGGTGAGCTGCCGGTCGTCGGCTCGACGTTCAAGAACCCCGATCTTGCGCGTACGTACGAAGAGCTGGGGAGCAAGGGTGTCGGGGCGCTGTACCGGGGCGGCATCGGCAAGGACGTCGTCCGCACGGTGAACAAGCCGCCCGTCGACCCGGCGTCGGGGCGGGTCGCCAGGCCCGGCGATCTCTCCACCGCCGATCTGAAGGCGTACGCGGTGAAGGGCCAGGCCCCGACGAAGACGTCCTACCGCGGGCTCGACGTCTACTCGATGGCGCCGTCCTCGTCCGGTGGGACGACCGTCGGCGAGGCGCTGAACATCCTGGAGCGCACCGACCTCTCCAAGGCCTCGAAGGCGAAGTATCTGCACCGCTACATCGAGGCGAGCCGCATCGCCTTCGCCGACCGGGGGCGCTGGGTCGGCGACCCCGCGTTCGAGGACGTACCGACGAAGGAACTGCTCTCGCAGCGGTTCGCCGACTCGCGGGAGTGCCTGATCCGCGACGACGCGGTCCTGAAGAGCCCGCTCGCGCCGGGCGATCCGCGCAATCCCGCGGCGTGCGGGTCCGGTGACAAGGCCGCCCCGACGACGTACGAGGGCGAGAACACGACGCACCTCACGGCCGCCGACAAGTGGGGCAACGTCGTCGCCTACACCCTGACCATCGAGTCGACGGGCGGCAGCGGGATCACCGTGCCGGGGCGTGGCTTCCTGCTCAACAACGAACTGACCGACTTCTCCTTCGCGCCCGCCAGTCCTTCCGTGCACGACCCGAACCTGCCGGGTCCGGGCAAGCGGCCCCGGTCGTCGATCTCGCCGACGATCGTCCTCGACCGGCACGGGAAGCCCGTGGTCGCGCTCGGGTCGCCGGGCGGCGCGACGATCGTCACCACCGTCCTGCAGACCCTGACGGGCTTCGTCGACCGGGGGCTTCCGCTGGTCGACGCGATCGCCGCGCCGCGCGCGAGCCAGCGGAACGCCGCCCAGACCGAGCTCGAGCCGGGGCTGTGGGACAGCCCGCTGCGGCCCGAGCTCGAGGCGATCGGCCACTCCTTCAAGCAGAACCCCGAGATCGGGGCGGCCACCGGCGTTCAGCGTCTGCCGGACGGCAAGTGGCTCGCCGCCGCGGAGAAGGTGCGCAGGGGCGGGGGGTCGGCGATGGTCGTACGGCCGGAGTAGGACATGCCCCTAGCGGGGCGCGCAGTTCTGCTCCAGCTCGTTCGCCGCCCAGCGGATGGAGCCCTCCGGGTCGTCGTGCAGATAGCGGAGGGTGGGCAACGCCTCGCGTACGGCCGCGAGTTGCGCGTCACCCCGGCCGCCGCGGGCCTGGTGGACGTCCGCCAGGTCCGCGATGAGCAGGAGCAGCGTGCTGCGGGACTTGTTGTCCGGGTCCGTCATGAGCTCGACCAGGAACGGGACGGCCGGGACGGCGGCGGTCGACGCCGCCTCCTTGGAGACGAGGAGGCGGTAGAGGTCGTGCACCGCGTCCATGGCCGTCTTCTTGTCGTCCGACGTCACCTTGCCGATCAGCTCGGGGATCATGTGGCCGGGGCCGCGCGCGGTCCACAGCGAGCCCCAGTCGACGTCCTCCAGGCGCAGTTGGAGGTCGCGGTGCGGCCACAGCTTCGCCAGGTCGAGGCGGAGCGCCGCCGTGGACTCCGCGTCGGTGACGCGCAGGGTGCCGTCGGTGTCGAGGCCGAGGAACTTGATGCCGGTGCCGAGGCGGAGGTTCGCGACCGCGTCCGACACCAGGTCCCAGACGCGGACCAGGCCGTCCGCCCAGGCCGCGGCGAGCGCGGGACCGGTCGGCAGGACGGCGGCGGCCAGGGAGTTGATGGGGGTGTTCCTGCGGGCGAACGGCGAGCGCATCGGCTTGCGGCGGGTCGACCAGTAGCGGATCACACCGTTCGCGTCGCCGCTCAGGACCAGGCGCGTGCTCGCAAGCTCCAGACAGGTCACGGAGGTCACCGGGGCGCGGTGCAGGGTGAGCGTGATCGTCTCGGGGTCCTCGTCGTCGGTCTCCCGGACGTGCACCCGGCCTTCCGTGTCCCCGGCCACCACCATCGTCGGCCCCTGCAGACAGGCCACCGCCCTGAGCGTGCTGCGCTCTTCGACCAGCGCCGCCGCCTCACCGGCCACCACCGGCGGCTGCGGGTACTCCCGGGTCAGGACCGTCCACCGCCCGCGCTCGTCGGCGTCCCCGGCCTGCAGCGCGACCGGGCCGAGGTCCTCCAGCGGCTCGGGCACCTCGGCCGGCGGCCTGATGTCCTTGTCGGTCCACTCCAGGCCCAGCGTGCGGGCGACGTCGAGCAGCGCGGTGCGGGTCCGCGCGTTGATGACGATCTTGAAGTCGGCCCCGGGGCCGCGGCCGTGCCGGATCACCGCGTCCGGAGCGCCGTACGAGAGGGCGTCCGTGCCCATCTCCTGCCAGGGCAGCAGGCCCAGTTCGCGGTACGAGGCCTCAAGGCGCCGTACGACCTCGGGGTCGGCGTCGACGGTGTCGCGGCCGAACCGCAGCGTATATCCGTAGTGCGCGGGCATCCGCTCGAAGGCCAGCTGCATCAGGAACTCGGAGAGCGAGCGGCTCTGCACCACCCACTCGCCGCCGATGCTCACGACGACCCGGGGGTCGGGGAGTTCGGCCTCGGCGGCCAAGTAGCCCCACTCATGGGCGTAGTGGTACTCGGACATGAAGACGCACACGCGGTCGTCGTCATCGGGGCCTATGAGCCCGCTGTCCTCGTCCACATCCATCTCGGAGAGCTTCGGCGGCCACTGGGTGTGCACCCAGTACAGGCGCGGGTTGAAGGCGAAGGAGTTGAGCGGCGAGTCCCACCATTCATTGAGCGCCTGCGGGACGGGCAGCTCCCAGTCGATGCCCACCTTCTTGTTCTCACCGCCCCAGCGTGAGTGTCCGGGCTCGCCGCCCGGGTCCACATGGCCCCACTCCCGCTGCACCTCGTCGAGCAACGACCAGCGGGGGCGCCCCTGTTGACGCCCCAGCCGGTCGGCGAACTGTCCGTAGTCAATGATCTCGTGTGTCACCGGAGCATCGTACGAACGATCTTCGTCGCCGATGTCGTGGTGGTGTCACAGTGCTGTGAGGATGCGCGTACCTTCGCCCCGATCGATCGGTCACCAATAACTATACCGGTATGAGAATAGGCTTCGGGGCGGGTTCGGTATTAGAATGGGCGCATGGTGCGGACCCCCTTGACCCCCGAAGAGCGCGAACGCGGCGAGCGACTCGGCCTGCTGCTGCGCGCGGCGCGTGGCGAGCGGAGCATGGTGGAGGTGGCCGCGACCGCCGGACTCTCCGCCGAGACACTCCGCAAGATCGAGACGGGCCGGGCCCCGACGCCGGCGTTCTTCACGGTGTCGGCGCTGGCGGTGGCGCTGGGTCTTTCGTTGGACGAGGTGGCGAAGGCTTGCGCGCTGGTGCCGGTTTAGTCCGGGCGCGCCCCGAAGGGGCGCGGGGAACCGCGCGACCGGCCACGACGCACCCGCAGATACCTGGAGTGCCCCCCCGAGTTTCGAGCCCGTCCCGGCTCACAGCGCCGCCGGCCCCGTGGAAAACTGCGTGTAGTCGTCCCGTAACACGACTGGTGTTATCTTCCGGACCGGAAGACTCCAGGCTCCATGGGGCGGTGCTGGCTCGGATGGCAGTAGGACAACTCCCGGATCAGGTACGGGAGTTCGCGAGATATCTGCGGGATCTCCTGGCGCGGCTCGACTCCGGCGCCGGGTGGTGCGGCGTGTTCTGGTCGCGTGACCCCGACGGCATGCAGGCCTGCATCGACGGTGCGGAGGTGCCGCCCTGGGACGTGGTGGAGGCGCTGCTGCACGACCTCGCCGCGGCGTACGGGGAGCGGGCCGCCGAGCAGGAGACGCGGCGGGCGCGCGCCCTGCATGCCGCCTCGCTCGCGGCGTACGACGCGCGGCCCGGCGGCAGTCAGCTGCTCGGCGAGCGCCTCGACATGATGATCACCGAGCAGCGGTACGCGGTGGAACGGCAGGCGGAGCTCGGGCGTTCGCTCGCCGCCGCGGTGACGTCCGACGACGTGGAACGGCTCAACCGTGACCTCGCCTGGGTGCGGGACGACCACGAGCGGGCCACGGCGCGCTGTGTCGAACTCCGGGAACGTATCGAGCGGTTGGAGCGGGCGGACCGGCCCCAGTGGGTCGACCTGGGCACGCCGGATGCCGGGGTCTCTTCGTACGGGGTCGGTGTCGACGTCGGTGCCGCGTCGGCGGAGTACTCGGAATACGGGGAGCAGGCGGCGTACGCGCAGTATGGCGAGTACGGCGGCGATGCCTCACCGCCGGACTTCGGCGCGGCACCTTTCGACTCCGCCCCTGATCCTGCCCCTTCCCCTGCCCCCGCCCCCGAGGAGCCCCGCGTCCCCGAGCAGGCCGCCGCCCCGCGCCGCCGGCCGCGCGGCGCCCGCTTCGCCGGTTTCGACGAGGATGCCGCCGACCCCGTCGTCGTACCCGAGATGGCCGCGCCGCAGCCCGCCGGGCGCACTCCGCGCGGCGCACGGTACGCGCACGCCGACGACGGGGCCCGCGAACCGGCCCCCGGTGACGTCGACAGCGACAGCGGCAGTGTCTTCATCGGACCGGACCGCGACGGCGACCGCGCCACCGCCGAAGCCGTCGCCGCACTCGTCAGGCTCCGCGGCGAAGGCCGCAGCGGCGAGGCGCACGGCGTGCTCGTCGAAGCGGCGGGCTGGCCCGCGGCCCGCCTCCCCGCGTTCGCCGGTGAACTGCACCGGGCGGGCCTCGGCGCCGACTGGTCGACGCTGCTCTGGGAGGCCGCGTCGCTGCCGCCCGACCGGCTCGTCGCCCTTGCCGACGCGCTCGCCGGGTCGGGCCGCGCCGACGACTGCCGCAAGCTGCTGCGGCAGGGTGTTGCACGGCCCGCGCCGGAAATCGCCGAGGCGGTGCTCGCGCTGATCGACGCGGGCCGCGAGCGCGAGGCCCGTGCGCTGCTCGACGCCTATCTCCGCGTCCGTACCGCCGAGGACGCGGCCGGCTGCGCGCACACCGATCCCTACCGCCTCATACCGCTGCTCCTGGGGGCGGCCCAGGGCGTGTCGGACGAGCACCACTGGGATCTGGTGCACGCGCTGCGCGTGGCCGGATTCAGTGCCTGACGCCGTCTGATGCCGCCTGACGCCGCCTGACGACGCTCGTGTCCTGATCGCCGGGTGATCGCTTCTCGCCCGCTCGGGTGCGAAACATGATCGACTCCGCCGGTTAACGGCGATGGTCTTGCCCAGCAGGTCGACGAGGCTTACGTTCTCCTATCTACGCATCAAGTCTACGGGCGTAGAAGCTCTCTGACGTCCCATCACGGACTTGCGAAGGAGCAGCTCTCATGGCCACCGTCGTACGCGCCGCACTCGTCCAGGCGACCTGGACCGGCGACACCGAATCCATGATCGCCAAGCATGAGGAGCACGCCCGCGAGGCGGCCCGCCAGGGTGCGAAGATCATCGGCTTCCAGGAAGTCTTCAACGCCCCCTACTTCTGCCAGGTCCAGGAGCCCGAGCACTACCGCTGGGCCGAGCCCGTGCCGGACGGCCCAACCGTCACGCGTATGCGGGCGCTGGCCCGCGAGACCGGCATGGTCATCGTCGTGCCGGTGTTCGAGGTCGAGCAGTCCGGGTTCTACTTCAACACCGCCGCCGTGATCGACTCCGACGGCTCGTACCTCGGCAAGTACCGCAAGCACCACATCCCCCAGGTCAAGGGATTCTGGGAGAAGTACTACTTCAAGCCGGGGAACGCGGGCTGGCCCGTCTTCGACACCGCGGTCGGCAAGGTCGGCGTCTACATCTGCTACGACCGGCACTTCCCCGAGGGCTGGCGCCAGCTCGGCCTGAACGGCGCGCAGATCGTCTACAACCCCTCCGCCACATCCCGCGGCCTCTCCGCCCACCTCTGGCAGCTCGAACAGCCCGCGGCCGCCGTCGCCAACGAGTACTTCATCGCCGCGATCAACCGCGTGGGCGTCGAGGAGTACGGCGACAACGACTTCTACGGCACTTCGTACTTCGTCGACCCGCGTGGCCAGTTCGTCGGCGAGACCGCGAGCGACAAGGCCGAGGAACTCGTCGTCAGGGACCTGGACTTGAGCCTGATCGAGGAAGTACGCCAACAGTGGGCGTTCTACCGCGACCGCCGTCCCGACGCGTACGAAGGGCTGGTCCAGCCGTGAGGGATCTGTACAGCCGCCACAAGTCCGTCCTGCCCGAGTGGCTCGCGCTCTACTACGCCGAGCCGCTGGAGATCACCCATGGCGAGGGCCGCCATGTCTGGGACGCGGACGGACGCAAGTACCTCGACTTCTTCGGCGGCATCCTCACCACCATGACCGCACACGCGCTGCCCGAGGTCACCAAGGCGGTGAGCGAGCAGGCCGGGCGGATCATCCACTCGTCCACGCTCTATCTCAACCGGCCGATGATCGACCTCGCCGAGCGCGTCGCGGGCCTCTCCGGCATCCCGGACGCCCGCGTCTTCTTCACCACCTCCGGGACCGAGGCCAACGACACGGCCCTGCTCCTGGCCACCACGCACCGCCGCTCGAACCAGATCCTGGCGATGCGCAACAGCTACCACGGCCGCTCGTTCACGGCCGTCGGCATCACCGGCAACAGCGGCTGGTCGCCCACCAGCCTCTCGCCGCTCCAGACGTTGTACGTCCATGGGGGCGTCCGCGGCCGCGGCCCGTACGCCAAGCTGACCGACGCCGAGTTCACCGAGGCCTGCGTGGCCGACCTGCGGGACATGCTCGGGCAGGCGCGCGGGGGAGTGGCGGCACTGATCGCCGAGCCGATCCAGGGGGTCGGCGGCTTCACCTCACCTCCGGACGGGCTCTACGCGGCGTTCCGCGAGGTCCTGCGGGAGCACGGCATCCTGTGGATCTCGGACGAGGTGCAGACCGGCTGGGGCCGCACCGGCGACCACTTCTGGGGCTGGCAGGCGC
Proteins encoded in this region:
- a CDS encoding helix-turn-helix domain-containing protein, whose product is MVRTPLTPEERERGERLGLLLRAARGERSMVEVAATAGLSAETLRKIETGRAPTPAFFTVSALAVALGLSLDEVAKACALVPV
- a CDS encoding WD40 repeat domain-containing protein; the protein is MTHEIIDYGQFADRLGRQQGRPRWSLLDEVQREWGHVDPGGEPGHSRWGGENKKVGIDWELPVPQALNEWWDSPLNSFAFNPRLYWVHTQWPPKLSEMDVDEDSGLIGPDDDDRVCVFMSEYHYAHEWGYLAAEAELPDPRVVVSIGGEWVVQSRSLSEFLMQLAFERMPAHYGYTLRFGRDTVDADPEVVRRLEASYRELGLLPWQEMGTDALSYGAPDAVIRHGRGPGADFKIVINARTRTALLDVARTLGLEWTDKDIRPPAEVPEPLEDLGPVALQAGDADERGRWTVLTREYPQPPVVAGEAAALVEERSTLRAVACLQGPTMVVAGDTEGRVHVRETDDEDPETITLTLHRAPVTSVTCLELASTRLVLSGDANGVIRYWSTRRKPMRSPFARRNTPINSLAAAVLPTGPALAAAWADGLVRVWDLVSDAVANLRLGTGIKFLGLDTDGTLRVTDAESTAALRLDLAKLWPHRDLQLRLEDVDWGSLWTARGPGHMIPELIGKVTSDDKKTAMDAVHDLYRLLVSKEAASTAAVPAVPFLVELMTDPDNKSRSTLLLLIADLADVHQARGGRGDAQLAAVREALPTLRYLHDDPEGSIRWAANELEQNCAPR
- the ggt gene encoding gamma-glutamyltransferase yields the protein MRRAVVRNLTLLAVGGVLVSVGAATPPSSPRSAESPAPATGKVPVAVGYGGAVSSVDPDASAAGIEVLKKGGNAVDAAVATAAALGVTEPYSAGVGGGGYFVHYDAKTRKVSTIDGRETAPKTADSGLFLENGKPIPFEDAMTSGLGVGTPGTPATWQSALDRWGSRRLGTLLKPAERLARDGFTVDPTFRAQTESNQKRFKDFPDTAKLFLPGGELPVVGSTFKNPDLARTYEELGSKGVGALYRGGIGKDVVRTVNKPPVDPASGRVARPGDLSTADLKAYAVKGQAPTKTSYRGLDVYSMAPSSSGGTTVGEALNILERTDLSKASKAKYLHRYIEASRIAFADRGRWVGDPAFEDVPTKELLSQRFADSRECLIRDDAVLKSPLAPGDPRNPAACGSGDKAAPTTYEGENTTHLTAADKWGNVVAYTLTIESTGGSGITVPGRGFLLNNELTDFSFAPASPSVHDPNLPGPGKRPRSSISPTIVLDRHGKPVVALGSPGGATIVTTVLQTLTGFVDRGLPLVDAIAAPRASQRNAAQTELEPGLWDSPLRPELEAIGHSFKQNPEIGAATGVQRLPDGKWLAAAEKVRRGGGSAMVVRPE
- a CDS encoding aspartate aminotransferase family protein; this translates as MRDLYSRHKSVLPEWLALYYAEPLEITHGEGRHVWDADGRKYLDFFGGILTTMTAHALPEVTKAVSEQAGRIIHSSTLYLNRPMIDLAERVAGLSGIPDARVFFTTSGTEANDTALLLATTHRRSNQILAMRNSYHGRSFTAVGITGNSGWSPTSLSPLQTLYVHGGVRGRGPYAKLTDAEFTEACVADLRDMLGQARGGVAALIAEPIQGVGGFTSPPDGLYAAFREVLREHGILWISDEVQTGWGRTGDHFWGWQAHAASGPPDMLTFAKGIGNGMSIGGVVASADVMNSLDSNSISTFGGSPVTMAAGNANLTYLLEHDLQGNARRVGGLLIERLRAICAQIPVVREVRGRGLMIGIELVDPTTGEANPRAAAAALEAARADGLLIGKGGGHDTSVLRIAPPMTLTVAEAEEGATFLERALRGV
- a CDS encoding nitrilase-related carbon-nitrogen hydrolase, whose translation is MATVVRAALVQATWTGDTESMIAKHEEHAREAARQGAKIIGFQEVFNAPYFCQVQEPEHYRWAEPVPDGPTVTRMRALARETGMVIVVPVFEVEQSGFYFNTAAVIDSDGSYLGKYRKHHIPQVKGFWEKYYFKPGNAGWPVFDTAVGKVGVYICYDRHFPEGWRQLGLNGAQIVYNPSATSRGLSAHLWQLEQPAAAVANEYFIAAINRVGVEEYGDNDFYGTSYFVDPRGQFVGETASDKAEELVVRDLDLSLIEEVRQQWAFYRDRRPDAYEGLVQP